The genomic region CTAATTATAATAATTAGTAATTATTATATATTGAACATAAGATGGCACGCCGTTGACCGATGTAAGGAACGTGGAAATCATCCATGAAATTGGATGTGAAAATAGCTCTTGCAGAGAAGAAATGTATCTGGTATAACCACACAAAACAGTGTTGTGTCAACCAGGGAACCCTGTCGGCAAACCATTTACTTGTTGCTTGCCTGCATAGGCGCATACAAAGGATCTGATGTTCAAGAGAATTTCCGCCAGAAAGATCTCGGATGAAATCATCGAGCAGTTCAAGGAGATGCTGAGCAAGGGCGAGCTGAAACCCGGAGACGAACTCCCCTCGGAGCGGGATCTGGCCGAGATGATCGGGGTCAGCCGTCCCCCGTTGAGAGAGGCCCTCAACGCCCTTCAAACCATGGGGTTTATTGACATCCGGCCGAGAAGCAAGATCGTTGTCCGATCCGTTGCCGAGAAATTTCTCGCAGATCCTGTGAGCATTCTCATTGCACAGGACATGGAGAAGATCTTTGAGCTCCTGGAGATCCGGCGGGCCATGGAAAGCTGGGTCGCTTACAACGCCGCGAAACGGGCCTCACAACAGGACATTGAAAAAATAGCAAAAATCATAGAGAAGGATCAGAAAAACCTGAACCTCAAAAAAGATGATGCCAGGACAGATGCGGATTTTCATGTATCCATTGCCCAGGCCACAGGAAACACCATCTTTTCACATCTCATGGCCTCCTGCTATCATATCCTCTGGAATACCCAGATCGTCTCCCGGGAGACCCTCTTCAAGAAAGAGGCGAATCGCGAACTGATTGCCGCACAGCACCTCAATATTTTTAAATCCATTCAAGAGGGAGACGCCGAACGGGCGTCCAGAGAGGCCAGGCGACACATCGATTTTGTGGCAGAAGAACTGAGACGCCTGCTTGAACGGGAAAAGGAATAACCTGTCGGCACAACTGCAACATCGCCGGCAAAGTCCTCAAGAGGATCATGCGGGAGGAGTATTCAGGCCGATAAGAGGGGGTCATCATCCGCCCATGAGGGCCGGACGGATCGCCCTCATGAATTCTTGGCCGAAATGCCATATTCTGCAGAACACCTGAACCCGCCGGGTTGTACCTTGGTATTCAGACTGCACAGGACTTCTGCAGCAATTCCCATTATGGAGCGGACCTAGCAGTCACAATGCCATGTGAGCGTCATCCTGCCGCGCATTTTCGCGGCCGGGAAGCCGCTCCCGCAAGGCTATGGCCCCAAAATGAAAATTGCCTGCACTGCTGTGCGAGACTTGACACCCGCGTCGAATAGTGATAAGCATTTTCACCCGCAAAATTTCTTTTGAATCCTATTATTTCATTCAGCCATTCGACCAAGGGATGCATTTTCAGATCTGCTTTCTCTCTGCGATACGCAATAGTGCCGGACGTATGGAGAGCGCCGATCTGAGAAGAGAAAAAGCGGAGTTTCGGACTGAGGAGAACATGCATGGAATCTGAAGTGTACAGCCTGTGTTTTATGTGTTCGGTGCGTTGTCCCATAAAGGTGATCACAAAGGATGACCAGGTGAAGTGGATTGAAGGGAATCCCCATGTGGCAGGGATGGAGGGGAGCCTCTGCCCCCGGGGGGCGGCCGGGATCGCCTTTTTGTATGACCATGAGAGGGTTCAGTCGCCCATGATCAGGACCGGCCCCCGTGGATCCGGACAGTGGAAAAAGGCCACGTGGGAGGAGGCCCTCGACAGGGTGGGAGGACAGCTTAAAAAGATCATTGATGAACATGGGGGGCACAGCGTGGCCCTGGGGGAGCGGACCCAGCTTGCCACCCATGTGAGCAAGACCTTCCTCAAGGCCATCGGATCACCCAACCATTTCACCCATGATGCCCTCTGCAAGGGTTCGGTCAATACGGCGGCGCGTTCCCTTTTCGGGTATACCGATGCCCAGATGGGCATAGACTACAAGAACACCCGGCACATCGTCCTTTACGGCCGCAATATTTTCGAGGCCATTGAGGTGAAGGGCGTGAGGGCCTTGACCGAGGCCCTGGAAAAGGGCGCAAAACTGACCTGTATCGATCCGAGGGTGAGCATCACCGCCACCAAGGCGGATCGGTACTGGATGATCCGGCCGGGGACCGACCTTGCCCTCAACTATGCGCTGATTCATCTGATCCTTAGAGACAGGTTGTATGATGCCGCATATGTGAATCGTTGGGTCTCGGGGCTGGCCCAGCTTCAGGACTTTGTCCAGCCGTATACGCCCCAGTGGGCGCAACAGGAGACGGGCATAGCCGCCTCGGAGATCGAATCGCTGGCCAGGGAACTGGCCGAGGACAAACCCGCGGTGATCTTTCATTACGGATACCGGGGCGCCAATCACGCCAATGAAATATATCAACGCAGGTCCATCCTGATTCTGAATGCCCTCATGGGGAGTATCGAGGCAAAGGGCGGCATCTTCTTCAAAAAAGGACCTGGGGAAGTGGGCGGGAAACCGGCGCGCAAACTCACGGAACAGACGTTTCCGGAGATCACGAAGCCGCGGTTTGACAAGGTGGGGACACCTGATTTTCCCCTCCCTGATCCGAATCACGGTGTCGCACAGATGCTGCCCAGGGCCATCCTTGAGGAGGATCCCTATCCACTCAAGGCGCTCATCAATTACCGCTTTGATCCGATCATGTCCATACCGGACAGCACCCTGACCAAGAAGGCGCTGGACAAGCTGGACCTTATCGTGACCATTGACGTTAATTACAGTGATATCGCCTGGTACTCCGACGTCATCCTTCCTGAATCCACCTACCTGGAGCGCACGGATTCTATTCAACAGGCAAACGGACTCAAGCCGCAGATGTTTCTGAGACAGCAGTGCGTTACCCCGCGTTATGACACCCGGCCCGGGGCCATTATTCTTAAACAGATCGCTGAACGGTTGGGGACGGGCGCGTATTTCCCATACACGACCATGGAGGACCTGGTCAGGTGGCAACTGGAAGGCACCGGATTCTATCCGGAAGATTTTCGGTCCAAGGGATTCGTCGCCTACACGGACAAACAGATTTTCTGGGACAGGGAAGACTCCCTCAAATTCAAGACGCCTTCCGGCAAGATCGAACTGGTCTCATCTCTCCTGGAAGACGCAGGGTTTCCTTCCTTCCCCGAATATGAATCGATGCCCTCGCCGCCGAAGGGCCAATTCAGATTAATCACTGGGCGTTGCGCCCTGCATACGCACGTTTCCACACAGAACAACCCCTACTTGAATGAGATTGCCCCTGAGAACACACTCTGGATGAATTCCAAAGAAGCGGCTCGGCTCGGAATAAAAGAGGGGGACATGGTGACCATATCGTCCAGCCGAGGCTCGGGAGAGATGCGTGCATTGGTGACGGACCTGATTCATCCTGAGGCGGTCTTCATGCTGCACGGCTACGGGCACCAATCCCAAGCGGCAACGAGATCTTTTAACAAAGGGGTGAGCGACGCGGTGCTAATGGAAAATATTTCAGATATGATCGGCGGGAGTCCGGCCCTGCATGACACCTTTGTGACCGTGACGAAGCTCGAAGGAACAGCGACAGGCACAATGGGAGGAAGATGATGAGCAAGTACTATCTGTCACAGGATACCAAAAAGTGCATCGGGTGCCACAGTTGCGAGGTGGCGTGCAAGAGCAATAAGGACTTGCCGGTCGGTCCGAAGCTGTGTGAGATCATCACCGTCGGTCCGGTTTTTATCGGAGGGCTTCCAAAGGCAGGGTATACCTTCATGCCCTGTTTTCACTGTGAGGACCCCTGGTGCGTGGCCGCGTGTCCCACCGGCGCCATGCGGAAGAGGGACAAAGACGGTATCGTATTTGTCGACCCGGCCCTCTGTGTCGGATGCAAGACCTGCATGTCGGCCTGCCCATGGGGAGCACCCCAGTGGAATCCTGAAACCGGGAAGGCGGTCAAATGCGATTTCTGTATGGATCGTCTTGACAAGGGCCTGGAACCTGCCTGCGTCACGGTGTGCACCACCAAGTGTCTTCAGTTCGCACCGGCCGAAAAGGCCCCCAAGATCAAACGGGAACGCTATGCAAAGGCCATGACCTCCCTGGAGTAGCCCGGGACTGTCCTGTTGTAATCTATTTACACCGGGACCTCTCATTGAGTTGCGGCCATGCCGCCTTAGAGTCTTTGTCTGTAACTTCTCTGCAACGCGATAAGTTTGCCCGTGGGCGTCCAGAACGCTTCCGGGACTTGGGTGAAACCTTTTGGTTGCGGCTGTTAGGCCGCCTTGGGATGAAATTATATGTCAGACAGAATATGCCCTGTTGCCGACACCGTAAAGCGGCTGTCAGATGCCGTTGTCGGAGGGCAACTGAAGAATGCCAGGGGCAAGCAGCTGGCTGAAGATATATTGGCGTTAATGCAGGACATCTCTTCCGGAAGGGGGGGGCCTGAGCACCTCCCCGCCATGGAGTCCCTCGCCCAACGCCTTGTCACGGAAATCCCCGATAAGGCCTGCCAGGAAACCGGGAAATGGCTTCAATCCGTGTTTACAAAACAGAGGGAGGTCTTTCTGAGCCACCTCGAAACCCGGACATGTCCGGACGCGGATTGTGTCAGATTGGCTCCTGCGCCCTGCCAGATGTCCTGTCCCGCCGGCATCGATGTCCCCAGCTATGTAACCCTGATAGGAGAAGGCCGTGACGAAGAAGCCATTGAACTGATCCGGAAGGACAATCCTTTCCCCTGGGTATGCGGACTTGTATGCACCAACCCTTGCGAATTCATGTGTGTGAGAGGGCGGATCGACACGCCGGTTTCAATCAAGTACCTCAAAGGGTTCGCTGCAGAAAAGGCCATGTCGGATCGCCTCTATCGGAACCCCGAAAAATCCGCCGACAACGGCCGGAAGGTGGGGATTGTGGGCGCCGGGCCGGCCGGATTGACGGCCGCTTACTACCTTGCCCTCAAAGGATACCGGGTGACCGTCATTGACGCGCTCCCGATGGCCGGCGGGATGATGATGGTGGGAATTCCAAGATACCGCCTTCCCAGAGAGGTCATCGATCAGGAAGTATCCATGCTCGAGGATCTGGGCGTTGAATTCCGTTTCAACACCCGTTTGGGTAAGGACGTGACCTTTGACCGGCTCAGGGAGGAGGGGTTCGAGGCCTTTCTCATCGCCGTGGGGGCCCACGCCTCTTTGACGGTCGGCATTCCCGGAGAAGACCGGTATCCTCAGGTTGTTGATGCCATCGCCTTTCTGCGACGGGTGGCCCTGGGCGACCGGCATATGCCCGGTAAGCGGGTGGCGATTATCGGCGGGGGGAACGTGGCCATGGATGCTGCGCGGACCTGTGTCCGGCTTGGGTGCCACGAGGTATCGGTGATCTACCGGAGGACACGGTCGGAAATGCCCGCCAATGAGGAGGAGGTTCAACAGGCCGAGGAAGAGGGAGTTCGGTTTTCCTTTCTGACCATTCCGGTGGAGATCCTGGGTGATGATGACACACTTTCTTCTCTGAAATGCATGAGAACCGAACTGGGCCCTCCGGACGAAAGCGGTCGGCGCCGACCGGTCCCTGTGGAGGGGAGTGACTATTTGCTTCATGTGGATGCGGTTATACCGGCCATCGGGCAGACCGTGGATCCTTCCGGGCTGATGGATCTTGGAACCCTGAAATGGTCCCGGCGAAACACGGTGGGCGTCGACATCGCCAGCATGGAGACCTCCGTAGAGGGTGTCTTTGCGGCAGGAGACGCTGTTTCAGGCCCTGCCACCGTGGTGGAGGCCATCGCCGGAGGGAAGCGGGCCGCCGCCGCCATCGATCGATATCTTTGCGGCATCCCTCAGCCCAAAATGCCCCCGGTGCCTGTACGCCGGCGTCGCATGGCGTTCACTCAAATCCCTGCCTCCACCAAGATGAGCCTCCAGCGGCCGGACATGCCCATGCTCAATGACGAGAGAAGACGGGTGACCTTTCAGCAGGTGGAGCTGGGGTATCCGGAAAACGCCGTCCGGGAAGAGGCCCGGCGCTGTTTAAGGTGCGACATCTGCATCCGATGCGGCCGCTGCGTGGAGATATGTCGCGACAAGATGGGGGTGGACGCCCTGCAGATGGGATACCTGGATTTCGATCACCCGGATCCTACGGATTTCAGAATTACCGCTGAAAGGTGTATCTTGTGCGGCGCGTGTGCAGCCAACTGCCCCACCGGGGCCATGCAGATGGAGGATTTGGGCGACGAAAGGGTCCTGAGCCTGTGCGGTACGGTCCTCAACCGCCTCAAGGTGGAAACCTGTGAGGCGTGCGGCGAGGTCATCGGTCCGGCCAGGTATCATGATTTCATCCGAAAACGGATCAAAGGGATCAATCAACATTTGACCGAAAGGGTCCTCTGCCTGGAATGCGCCAGGAAATCCGGGGTTGAAAACCAGACGGAAACAGGACCGCCCAAGGTACTGGTCTAGCGGAAAGATGAGCGAGGGAGTTATGGCGTTTCGGAAAGGTCAGAAGGTCGAGGTGTACAGAAGCTCCGAGGATGAGAGCTGGCAGGGATATATGGATCGGTATGTGGGCTTGCACGGCGTGGTGACCGATCCCGACACGGTCAAGAACGATCCTGATGCCCTCATTGAGGTCACCCTTGACAAGGAAGGGACCCATCGTTTTCCTCAGGATTGCCTCCGCATCCTGACGGACTGACGTTCAGGCATCCTTCATGACTTCATGGCGTACCCGGTACACTAAAACCTGTTTTCACGAACAGGAGGGGATGCAAACTGAAGTTATCTTCCGGCCCTGATGGAGGATACCCGGTTGCCTCGAAAAACTTTTCCCTCATTGGAGAAAGGGATTCATGTCGATTCAGGATGTGATTGATCAAGAGGGCGGCCCTGCCGTCGTCATAGAGAGCCACCTCTCGGTGGAAGACGCCATCAATCTGATGACGGAAAAAGACCTCTCTGCGGTGATCGTCATTGAAGGCAACCGCCCGGTCGGCATCTTTACGGAAAGGGATGTCCTGCTCAGCTATGCCAGGTCCGGGAAGCGGCCTTTCAAAGAGATCGAAATGAGGAGCGCCATGACCAATAAATTGATTGTGGCAAGGCCCGAAGACGACATAGACGCCACCCTGTCGCTCATGATTCAGACAGGTATCCGGCATATACCGGTGATCGACGGGGGGGAGATT from Deltaproteobacteria bacterium harbors:
- a CDS encoding FAD-dependent oxidoreductase — protein: MSDRICPVADTVKRLSDAVVGGQLKNARGKQLAEDILALMQDISSGRGGPEHLPAMESLAQRLVTEIPDKACQETGKWLQSVFTKQREVFLSHLETRTCPDADCVRLAPAPCQMSCPAGIDVPSYVTLIGEGRDEEAIELIRKDNPFPWVCGLVCTNPCEFMCVRGRIDTPVSIKYLKGFAAEKAMSDRLYRNPEKSADNGRKVGIVGAGPAGLTAAYYLALKGYRVTVIDALPMAGGMMMVGIPRYRLPREVIDQEVSMLEDLGVEFRFNTRLGKDVTFDRLREEGFEAFLIAVGAHASLTVGIPGEDRYPQVVDAIAFLRRVALGDRHMPGKRVAIIGGGNVAMDAARTCVRLGCHEVSVIYRRTRSEMPANEEEVQQAEEEGVRFSFLTIPVEILGDDDTLSSLKCMRTELGPPDESGRRRPVPVEGSDYLLHVDAVIPAIGQTVDPSGLMDLGTLKWSRRNTVGVDIASMETSVEGVFAAGDAVSGPATVVEAIAGGKRAAAAIDRYLCGIPQPKMPPVPVRRRRMAFTQIPASTKMSLQRPDMPMLNDERRRVTFQQVELGYPENAVREEARRCLRCDICIRCGRCVEICRDKMGVDALQMGYLDFDHPDPTDFRITAERCILCGACAANCPTGAMQMEDLGDERVLSLCGTVLNRLKVETCEACGEVIGPARYHDFIRKRIKGINQHLTERVLCLECARKSGVENQTETGPPKVLV
- a CDS encoding 4Fe-4S binding protein: MSKYYLSQDTKKCIGCHSCEVACKSNKDLPVGPKLCEIITVGPVFIGGLPKAGYTFMPCFHCEDPWCVAACPTGAMRKRDKDGIVFVDPALCVGCKTCMSACPWGAPQWNPETGKAVKCDFCMDRLDKGLEPACVTVCTTKCLQFAPAEKAPKIKRERYAKAMTSLE
- a CDS encoding molybdopterin-dependent oxidoreductase, with protein sequence MESEVYSLCFMCSVRCPIKVITKDDQVKWIEGNPHVAGMEGSLCPRGAAGIAFLYDHERVQSPMIRTGPRGSGQWKKATWEEALDRVGGQLKKIIDEHGGHSVALGERTQLATHVSKTFLKAIGSPNHFTHDALCKGSVNTAARSLFGYTDAQMGIDYKNTRHIVLYGRNIFEAIEVKGVRALTEALEKGAKLTCIDPRVSITATKADRYWMIRPGTDLALNYALIHLILRDRLYDAAYVNRWVSGLAQLQDFVQPYTPQWAQQETGIAASEIESLARELAEDKPAVIFHYGYRGANHANEIYQRRSILILNALMGSIEAKGGIFFKKGPGEVGGKPARKLTEQTFPEITKPRFDKVGTPDFPLPDPNHGVAQMLPRAILEEDPYPLKALINYRFDPIMSIPDSTLTKKALDKLDLIVTIDVNYSDIAWYSDVILPESTYLERTDSIQQANGLKPQMFLRQQCVTPRYDTRPGAIILKQIAERLGTGAYFPYTTMEDLVRWQLEGTGFYPEDFRSKGFVAYTDKQIFWDREDSLKFKTPSGKIELVSSLLEDAGFPSFPEYESMPSPPKGQFRLITGRCALHTHVSTQNNPYLNEIAPENTLWMNSKEAARLGIKEGDMVTISSSRGSGEMRALVTDLIHPEAVFMLHGYGHQSQAATRSFNKGVSDAVLMENISDMIGGSPALHDTFVTVTKLEGTATGTMGGR
- a CDS encoding FadR family transcriptional regulator, which gives rise to MFKRISARKISDEIIEQFKEMLSKGELKPGDELPSERDLAEMIGVSRPPLREALNALQTMGFIDIRPRSKIVVRSVAEKFLADPVSILIAQDMEKIFELLEIRRAMESWVAYNAAKRASQQDIEKIAKIIEKDQKNLNLKKDDARTDADFHVSIAQATGNTIFSHLMASCYHILWNTQIVSRETLFKKEANRELIAAQHLNIFKSIQEGDAERASREARRHIDFVAEELRRLLEREKE
- a CDS encoding CBS domain-containing protein, which translates into the protein MSIQDVIDQEGGPAVVIESHLSVEDAINLMTEKDLSAVIVIEGNRPVGIFTERDVLLSYARSGKRPFKEIEMRSAMTNKLIVARPEDDIDATLSLMIQTGIRHIPVIDGGEIVSLISICDLAHHQVGTLSTELHYLEEYVNDLHEAGRD